From Sporosarcina sp. Marseille-Q4943, the proteins below share one genomic window:
- a CDS encoding alpha/beta hydrolase, producing MKTTVIYKQEQNFELKGDFYPTSEKSRPVIVFIHGGGLVWGSREDMKSEQIKFFQQAGFNIFSIDYRLAPESKLPAIQEDIVDALHWVENEGVKQFDYDPEKIAVIGSSAGGYLSLLTGTFTNKPKAIVSFYGYGDITGDWAVKPSPHYAAMTNVPRELAKMLVSNEIISVGPIEKRYAIYMHARQHGVWIEELSGLIPIISKDELSKYCPLFNIQANFPPTLLLHGTEDEDVPYEQSVLFAEKLKENGVEGKLITIPEGKHSFDEDWQNPIVQNAFEEVITFLNNKLK from the coding sequence TTGAAAACAACTGTTATCTATAAACAGGAACAAAACTTCGAGCTTAAAGGCGATTTTTATCCCACATCCGAAAAGTCTCGCCCTGTCATTGTCTTTATTCACGGCGGAGGTCTTGTCTGGGGCTCGCGCGAAGATATGAAATCCGAACAGATTAAGTTTTTCCAGCAAGCGGGTTTTAATATTTTTTCAATCGATTACCGTTTAGCGCCAGAATCCAAACTTCCTGCTATTCAAGAGGATATTGTCGACGCCCTCCATTGGGTAGAAAACGAAGGTGTTAAACAGTTTGATTATGATCCAGAAAAAATCGCTGTCATCGGAAGTTCTGCCGGTGGATACTTGTCACTTTTAACAGGAACATTTACGAATAAGCCGAAAGCGATCGTTTCTTTTTACGGTTATGGTGATATTACCGGAGACTGGGCAGTGAAACCAAGCCCCCATTATGCAGCTATGACAAATGTGCCGAGGGAACTTGCAAAAATGCTCGTATCGAATGAAATCATTTCAGTCGGCCCAATCGAAAAGCGTTACGCAATCTATATGCACGCAAGGCAGCATGGAGTTTGGATCGAAGAATTGAGTGGGCTTATCCCTATTATTTCGAAGGATGAACTGTCGAAGTACTGCCCTCTTTTCAACATTCAAGCTAATTTCCCGCCGACACTTCTATTGCACGGAACGGAAGATGAGGACGTCCCTTATGAACAATCCGTTTTATTCGCAGAGAAATTAAAGGAAAACGGGGTGGAAGGTAAACTGATCACAATTCCAGAAGGCAAGCATTCATTCGACGAAGATTGGCAAAACCCAATCGTGCAAAACGCTTTCGAAGAAGTGATCACATTCTTAAATAATAAGTTGAAGTAA
- a CDS encoding uracil/xanthine transporter, with amino-acid sequence MIVINVNELLKSSNWISGLQWLFFIFTNIVVIPITVGAAFDLSPETIVNMLQLSFIVTGLACIVQAFLGHKRAIMEGQSGLWWGVILTLCTTAAAQGMPLHILGGSLTVGIIIVAIITTLIGITGLGPRIAKLFTPAVMAVFMFLFGCQLIGIFLKGMLGIPFGNQATNPHINLSVSLLSIVIAILVIVISVKAPSSVRRYGLLIGIIVGWVAYALIFKPESTISETTKFTLELFPLGKPAWDIGIIITTVLAGLLNTANTFGALKGTESMYEVETTKSEYRASFTITGIFTFIAGIFGLVPNSPFVSSIGFLSQTGIIHRIPFVIGGFMFLVMGLIPPLGHFFSQLPLSIGSAALFVSYLLLLNSSLNFFKQVEYNTVNVYRSAVPLFVGVVIMTLPASYFITIPSIVRPLLSSGLLVGIILALLLENLFKWDKYGVEVKTEQEESTKSVS; translated from the coding sequence GTGATTGTCATTAACGTTAATGAGTTATTAAAATCAAGTAACTGGATTTCGGGCTTACAGTGGCTCTTTTTTATTTTTACGAATATCGTCGTCATACCGATTACTGTCGGAGCGGCTTTTGACCTTTCTCCAGAGACGATTGTCAATATGCTACAGCTTTCCTTTATCGTTACCGGTCTTGCATGTATTGTTCAAGCGTTTCTAGGACATAAACGTGCCATTATGGAAGGGCAATCAGGGCTTTGGTGGGGCGTCATTTTGACGCTTTGCACGACGGCTGCAGCCCAAGGGATGCCATTGCATATTCTCGGGGGCAGCTTGACGGTTGGAATTATCATTGTCGCGATTATTACGACTTTAATTGGTATAACAGGGCTCGGACCTCGTATAGCAAAATTATTCACCCCTGCGGTGATGGCTGTATTTATGTTCTTGTTCGGATGTCAATTGATCGGCATCTTTTTAAAGGGGATGCTCGGTATTCCTTTTGGTAACCAGGCTACAAACCCACATATCAATTTATCCGTATCATTATTATCGATTGTCATCGCGATACTCGTCATCGTCATTAGCGTGAAGGCACCTTCAAGTGTACGACGCTATGGATTGCTAATCGGGATTATCGTCGGTTGGGTCGCGTATGCACTTATTTTCAAGCCGGAAAGCACAATTAGCGAAACGACGAAATTCACGCTTGAATTATTCCCATTAGGGAAGCCTGCATGGGACATCGGTATTATCATTACGACTGTTTTAGCGGGATTATTAAACACGGCGAATACGTTTGGTGCGTTAAAAGGAACGGAAAGCATGTATGAAGTGGAAACGACGAAATCCGAGTACAGAGCGTCGTTTACGATTACAGGTATTTTCACGTTTATCGCAGGAATTTTTGGCCTTGTTCCAAACTCTCCATTCGTTTCGTCGATTGGCTTCCTAAGTCAAACAGGGATCATCCATAGGATTCCGTTTGTTATTGGTGGATTCATGTTCCTCGTAATGGGACTTATTCCGCCGCTAGGCCACTTTTTCTCACAGCTTCCGTTAAGCATCGGAAGCGCGGCGTTGTTTGTTTCGTATTTGCTCCTGTTGAATTCTTCGTTGAATTTCTTCAAGCAAGTTGAATACAATACGGTCAACGTGTACCGTTCTGCTGTTCCTTTGTTCGTCGGAGTTGTCATTATGACCCTTCCTGCATCTTATTTCATTACTATTCCAAGCATCGTCCGCCCACTGCTTAGCAGCGGATTGCTCGTCGGGATCATTCTGGCGCTTCTGCTGGAAAACCTATTCAAATGGGATAAATACGGTGTAGAAGTGAAGACGGAACAAGAGGAAAGCACAAAGTCTGTTTCCTAA
- the allD gene encoding ureidoglycolate dehydrogenase, with the protein MRVSREDLKGLIKTKLQKAGLKEEHADVAADVLTFADERGIHSHGAMRVEYYAERIAKGGMNTNPDFRFEKTGPATGVFHGDGGNGHTAAKLAMDEAIKMAKESGVAIVGVRDISHSGAISYFTNQAASEDLVGFSVCQSDPMVVPFGGAEPYYGTNPIAFAAPSSDGRMITLDMATTVQAWGKILHARSKNESIPDTWAVDSNGEPTTDPMNVNALLPISGPKGYGLAMMVDVLSGILLGLPFGNKVSSMYEDLSEYRKLGQLHIVINPAFFTALTGFKNDITQTMEDLNQIKPAPGFSKVLYPGQNNDVVIEDYKENGIEIVDDIYEYLKSDVIHNNQYDHKNPFAE; encoded by the coding sequence ATGAGAGTAAGTAGAGAAGATCTAAAAGGTCTAATCAAAACAAAGCTTCAAAAAGCCGGCCTGAAAGAGGAACATGCTGATGTCGCGGCAGACGTATTGACGTTTGCCGACGAACGAGGCATCCACTCCCACGGTGCAATGCGCGTGGAATATTATGCAGAACGAATCGCAAAGGGCGGGATGAATACAAATCCTGACTTTAGATTCGAAAAAACTGGCCCGGCCACTGGAGTATTCCACGGAGATGGCGGAAATGGCCATACAGCAGCGAAACTAGCCATGGATGAAGCAATCAAAATGGCGAAAGAAAGTGGAGTTGCCATCGTTGGAGTTAGAGATATCTCTCACAGCGGAGCAATTTCTTATTTCACGAACCAGGCGGCAAGTGAAGACTTGGTCGGCTTCTCGGTTTGTCAATCAGATCCGATGGTCGTTCCATTTGGCGGAGCGGAGCCTTATTACGGAACGAATCCGATCGCTTTCGCAGCACCAAGCAGCGATGGCAGAATGATTACATTGGATATGGCAACGACTGTACAAGCTTGGGGGAAAATTCTTCATGCTCGTTCTAAAAACGAATCAATCCCAGATACATGGGCAGTTGACAGCAATGGAGAACCAACAACAGATCCGATGAACGTTAATGCATTGCTCCCGATCTCAGGTCCAAAAGGTTATGGCCTTGCGATGATGGTAGATGTGCTATCGGGAATTCTTCTCGGACTTCCGTTCGGTAACAAAGTTTCCTCTATGTATGAGGATTTATCGGAATATCGAAAATTAGGTCAGCTTCATATTGTCATCAATCCGGCATTCTTTACGGCATTAACTGGATTCAAAAACGACATCACTCAAACGATGGAAGATTTGAATCAAATCAAGCCTGCACCGGGCTTCTCGAAAGTCCTCTACCCAGGTCAAAATAATGATGTCGTCATCGAGGACTACAAAGAAAACGGTATTGAAATTGTAGATGATATTTATGAGTATTTAAAATCTGATGTCATCCATAATAATCAATATGATCATAAGAACCCTTTCGCTGAATAA
- the allC gene encoding allantoate deiminase, translating into MKDTLQKLDHLAEETAGKLEWLAGFGKDSEGGVSRLLYTKEWVEGQHALKEWMESEGLEARFDEIGNLFGTIKGKNTNETVLTGSHVDTVKNGGRFDGAYGIVAGIIALKYLKKHFGEPVRNIEVVSMAEEEGSRFPYSFWGSKNIVGLAKRADVETIKDFDGVPFVEAMKEAGFGFGDESKGPREDLKAFVEVHVEQGSVLETEKTAIGVVNNIVGQRRYTVEITGQANHAGTTPMGYRKDAVFAASQMVHEIISMARAEGDPLVTTVGKFEASPNIVNVVPGKAMFTIDVRHTDKEAIVSFTEQMTARMQDIAKEHEVEMNIDLWMDEDPVPMDEKIVELIEKQCKDNGLNFKVMHSGAGHDSQIFAPVVPTAMLFVPSLKGISHNPAEFTEPADLAEGVKALIGALYELGYKE; encoded by the coding sequence ATTAAAGATACTTTACAAAAGCTTGATCATCTAGCTGAAGAAACAGCAGGCAAGCTTGAATGGTTGGCCGGATTCGGAAAGGATTCCGAAGGCGGAGTATCTCGTTTGCTGTACACGAAAGAATGGGTCGAAGGGCAACATGCTTTGAAAGAATGGATGGAGAGCGAAGGCCTGGAAGCTCGATTTGATGAAATTGGAAATCTATTCGGAACGATAAAAGGTAAAAATACGAATGAAACGGTTTTAACTGGCTCCCATGTTGATACCGTGAAAAACGGCGGCCGTTTCGATGGCGCATATGGAATTGTAGCCGGGATCATTGCGTTGAAATATTTGAAAAAGCATTTCGGTGAACCGGTTAGAAACATTGAAGTCGTTTCAATGGCTGAAGAAGAAGGCAGCCGTTTTCCTTACTCGTTCTGGGGTTCCAAAAACATTGTCGGCTTAGCGAAGCGCGCAGACGTTGAAACAATCAAAGATTTCGATGGTGTTCCATTTGTCGAAGCGATGAAGGAAGCAGGCTTCGGTTTCGGAGATGAATCAAAAGGTCCTCGTGAGGATTTGAAAGCATTCGTCGAAGTTCATGTCGAACAGGGCAGCGTTTTGGAAACCGAAAAAACGGCAATTGGTGTCGTGAACAACATTGTTGGACAAAGACGGTATACGGTTGAAATAACAGGTCAAGCTAATCATGCTGGTACAACGCCAATGGGGTACCGAAAAGACGCTGTGTTTGCGGCTAGCCAAATGGTCCATGAAATTATTTCGATGGCAAGAGCTGAAGGTGATCCACTCGTCACAACGGTTGGAAAATTTGAAGCTTCTCCAAACATCGTCAATGTAGTGCCAGGAAAAGCTATGTTTACAATTGATGTTCGTCATACTGATAAAGAGGCAATCGTTTCATTTACAGAACAAATGACGGCTAGAATGCAGGACATCGCCAAAGAGCACGAAGTTGAAATGAACATCGATCTATGGATGGATGAAGATCCGGTTCCGATGGATGAAAAGATCGTTGAACTCATTGAAAAGCAATGTAAAGATAACGGCCTCAATTTCAAGGTAATGCACAGTGGCGCTGGACACGATTCCCAAATCTTTGCTCCAGTCGTACCGACAGCTATGTTATTTGTTCCTAGTCTAAAGGGAATCAGCCATAATCCTGCAGAGTTTACAGAACCGGCAGATTTGGCGGAAGGCGTAAAAGCACTTATTGGTGCTCTTTATGAATTAGGTTATAAAGAATAA
- a CDS encoding PucR family transcriptional regulator, producing the protein MELTIKDLLAIESMKDAEVLGGHNYINNVIEGVTIMEGPDIANWIRGGEVILTSLYSIRNFTDKEQKDFIAQLAEKRVSALVIKKHSEEISDQLLETAERNRMPIIQLPQEVPFVDVMYPIMGELFNKQVTKLQYYKEIHDRFTALSLADKGLEKIIHTLEELIGNPVALFDRNFSCIVSTYPELEKFEMVEKVHFYERTAGIKFPHYRQIVKYPELNNIKGHQIVVPIETLNHNKMYLLIGEINKSLGELDLIAVENAAISLSLELVKQFAVAEVENKYKNDLIEELISGKIQSINAIYEKANLIGWDLDGSFAAVLFKINRFTDVVLEQKSDLSDRSHFLAHEAIHHYLPNGIISNRSNLFIVLWKVEEASKDDVSWMDEITKTSEAIQALVKGQIKDIAVQVGIGGVVNDISEIPTSYREAQDALDLGATLNGLDSITAFSELGIFRLLRHIKDSTALVQFIPQSLNELLDYQQANQADLLKTLQTFLDCNQNIAQAAKLLFVHYKTVVYRLDRIKEITGMDFNDSEEMLSVRVGLKIYELIQREKEK; encoded by the coding sequence ATGGAGTTGACAATAAAAGATTTATTAGCGATCGAGTCCATGAAGGACGCTGAGGTTTTAGGCGGCCACAATTATATTAACAATGTAATTGAAGGCGTGACGATCATGGAGGGCCCTGATATTGCAAATTGGATTAGGGGTGGGGAAGTAATCTTAACGAGCCTCTATTCAATCCGGAACTTCACTGATAAAGAGCAAAAGGATTTCATTGCTCAATTAGCTGAGAAAAGAGTAAGCGCCCTTGTGATTAAGAAGCATAGTGAGGAAATTTCAGATCAATTGCTTGAAACGGCCGAGAGGAATAGGATGCCAATCATCCAACTCCCTCAAGAGGTTCCATTTGTTGATGTCATGTATCCGATCATGGGGGAGCTTTTTAATAAGCAAGTGACAAAACTGCAATACTATAAAGAGATCCATGATCGATTCACAGCACTGTCCCTTGCAGATAAAGGGCTTGAGAAGATTATCCATACACTTGAAGAGTTGATCGGAAATCCGGTCGCGTTGTTTGATCGGAATTTCAGCTGTATCGTTTCGACTTATCCTGAGTTGGAAAAGTTTGAAATGGTGGAGAAAGTCCACTTCTACGAACGGACAGCGGGCATTAAATTCCCACACTATCGGCAAATTGTAAAATATCCGGAACTGAATAATATTAAAGGCCATCAAATTGTCGTACCAATTGAAACGTTAAACCATAATAAAATGTATTTGCTCATCGGTGAGATTAATAAATCTTTAGGTGAACTCGACTTGATAGCTGTAGAGAACGCGGCAATATCATTATCCCTCGAATTAGTGAAGCAATTTGCGGTCGCGGAAGTTGAGAATAAATATAAAAATGATCTGATTGAGGAACTGATTAGTGGAAAAATCCAATCAATCAATGCCATATATGAAAAGGCGAACTTGATCGGCTGGGATCTCGACGGATCCTTTGCCGCAGTGCTCTTCAAGATCAACCGTTTTACAGACGTCGTATTAGAACAGAAAAGCGACCTATCCGACCGAAGCCATTTCCTTGCACATGAGGCGATCCATCATTATTTGCCGAACGGGATCATTTCCAACAGGAGCAATCTCTTTATCGTCCTTTGGAAAGTGGAAGAGGCGAGCAAAGACGATGTTTCGTGGATGGACGAAATTACGAAAACGTCAGAGGCGATTCAAGCGCTCGTCAAAGGGCAAATTAAAGACATCGCAGTGCAAGTCGGGATAGGTGGTGTAGTGAACGATATTTCCGAAATCCCTACAAGTTATAGGGAAGCCCAAGATGCTCTCGATTTAGGTGCAACATTAAATGGCTTGGATTCGATCACCGCCTTTTCGGAATTAGGGATCTTCAGATTGCTTCGCCATATTAAGGATTCAACCGCTCTTGTCCAATTCATTCCACAGTCCCTCAATGAACTGCTCGATTATCAACAAGCAAATCAAGCAGATTTGTTGAAGACATTGCAAACCTTTTTAGATTGCAATCAGAACATTGCTCAAGCGGCCAAGCTTCTCTTCGTTCACTATAAGACCGTTGTCTACCGTTTGGATAGGATTAAGGAAATTACAGGAATGGATTTCAACGATTCGGAAGAAATGTTATCTGTGCGAGTCGGGCTCAAGATTTATGAACTGATCCAACGTGAAAAAGAAAAATAG
- the allE gene encoding (S)-ureidoglycine aminohydrolase: MGYPKDILSSRSIIKPGQYALIAPEGLVNNVIPGFENCRISILASPKLGAGFVDYMVTMHEGGKNSEGFCGEEDVQCFVYVISGKVKAKADDQEFILEESGYLYCPPGVKMYLENMESGDSRLFLYKQKHIPLKDGRKPWVVSGHANDIEYMDYDDMHNVHLKDLLPLDLEFDMNFHILSFDPAASHPFVETHYQGHGAYLLSGEGMYNLDNEWIPVKKGDYIFMAPYVHQAAYAVGREPLTYVYSKDCNRDASL, translated from the coding sequence ATGGGTTATCCAAAAGATATACTTTCAAGCAGGTCAATTATTAAACCAGGTCAATATGCGCTAATCGCTCCAGAAGGATTAGTGAATAACGTGATCCCTGGATTTGAAAATTGCAGAATCTCCATTTTGGCTTCACCGAAGCTGGGCGCTGGCTTTGTCGACTACATGGTAACAATGCATGAAGGCGGAAAGAATAGCGAAGGCTTCTGTGGTGAAGAAGACGTACAATGCTTTGTTTACGTTATTAGCGGAAAAGTGAAAGCGAAAGCAGACGACCAGGAGTTCATTCTGGAAGAAAGCGGCTACCTATATTGCCCACCAGGCGTGAAAATGTATTTGGAAAATATGGAGTCAGGTGATTCCCGCTTGTTCCTATACAAACAAAAACATATTCCATTGAAAGACGGACGCAAGCCTTGGGTCGTTTCCGGCCATGCGAATGACATCGAGTACATGGACTATGACGATATGCACAACGTTCACCTGAAAGATCTATTGCCGTTGGATCTTGAATTTGATATGAACTTCCACATTCTTTCATTCGATCCGGCAGCAAGCCACCCATTTGTTGAAACACACTATCAAGGACACGGTGCTTACCTATTGTCAGGAGAGGGTATGTATAACCTTGACAACGAATGGATTCCAGTCAAAAAAGGCGACTACATTTTTATGGCGCCATATGTGCATCAAGCAGCGTATGCAGTTGGAAGAGAACCATTGACTTATGTTTATTCTAAAGACTGCAATCGGGATGCATCACTATAA